In Ammospiza nelsoni isolate bAmmNel1 chromosome 22, bAmmNel1.pri, whole genome shotgun sequence, a single window of DNA contains:
- the CEP104 gene encoding centrosomal protein of 104 kDa isoform X1 has protein sequence MPHKIGFTVISSSGHEDGFSARELMVHAPTVSGWRSPRLCQYPQEITLQLVERCRIRKLQLLAHQYMIASKIEFYISESLPEYFAPYQSERFQRLGYVPLSDNEKTDFRARELKSVYMDAVGQYLKLIFHKNYVNKYNLYGQVALVAVNIIGDPADYGIDMSIPTREQLIDHYMGIKSDDPALNGTYLGKHDSISPLDDLAFDMYQDPEVAQIIRRLDEKKREAVRLECYDHAKKLKQAIADLQKVGERLGRYEVEKRYAVEKEDYDLAKKKKEQMDEYRLRVYQQLELHDLLDAQLLIRKTELPLGSVSGTESSQNSPPEPADPPQAEPLRAEPVLEEQLVDPTSSEPVVLPYQSPLSPQTQPTTSKEVFPKENVEIVPYDERPLPTICKQVDEAVAYVEPEVIEEDVGDAPRTGNAGEPEQLTQKALREASPVVEVFGETLVSGAYSRTWSCREEALLAVYEKLMEVSVDTPKEDLRNMLRAAVFLVRRAIKDTVSSVFQASLKLLKMIITQYIPKHKLGKMETSHCVETTLPHLLSRTGDSSSRLRLLASTFIQEIALCPEVKPLQIIPVHLAKTLKPNSPTHLAMSHVELVESLLVAMGTENSGFTVSNVMKFATGALEHRAHEVREVVLRIIFAMYREHRAAVLEYFPLDDAGARRTVRYKTLFEGFAKIDGKSSESEVRAQRKAATEAEKQTKEGMKVLKSHSEALKLVLQAEVEDEEEKDSYFQKSENEGSQVYEATAGNIQEELSSVANYLDNLCIFCGERNESFTEEGLDLHYWKHCPMLTRCEHCKQMLEICSLTEHLLTDCDKRDSFGRCPRCREAVPKDELPRHIKSRICNPAKPENVANHCPLCHENFPPGEEAWRSHLMSRDGCKMNQRRTSLLNKTILLQPAKAFGHYLRRPGPSGTKFQSPSIGSKIRTRGAPNKNTGKIYSKR, from the exons ATGCCACACAAGATCGGTTTCACGGTGATCAGCTCGTCGGGACACGAGGATGGGTTCAGTGCTCGGGAGCTGATGGTTCATGCACCGACCGTGAGCGGGTGGCGCTCGCCCAG GCTCTGTCAGTACCCCCAGGAGATCACCCTGCAGCTGGTGGAGCGGTGTCGGATCcggaagctgcagctgctcgCTCACCAGTACATGATTGCGAGCAAAATTGAGTTCTACATCAGTGAAAGTCTGCCTGAATACTTTGCTCCCTATCAGTCAGAGAGGTTTCAGAGACTCGG TTATGTCCCTCTCTCAGACAACGAGAAGACTGATTTCAGAGCTCGAGAGTTGAAATCTGTGTACATGGATGCAGTTGGCCAGTACCTGAAGctgattttccataaaaattatGTCAATAAATACAACTTGTATGGGCAG GTTGCCCTGGTAGCTGTGAACATCATTGGGGATCCAGCAGACTATGGCATTGACATGAGCATT CCTACCAGAGAGCAGCTGATAGATCACTACATGGGAATTAAATCAGATGACCCTGCTTTGAATGGAACTTACCTTGG GAAACATGACTCCATTTCACCTCTGGATGATTTGGCCTTTGACATGTACCAGGACCCAGAAGTGGCTCAGATAATCCGGAGGCTGGATGAGAAGAAGAGGGAAGCTGTGCGTCTCGAGTGCTATGACCACGCCAAGAAGCTCAAACAGGCCATTGCAGACTTGCAGAAG GTGGGCGAGCGACTCGGCCGCTACGAGGTGGAGAAGCGTTACGCCGTGGAGAAGGAGGATTATGACCttgccaagaagaagaaggagcagaTGGATGAGTACAGGCTGAGGGTGtaccagcagctggagctgcacgACCTCCTGGATGCACAGCTGCTG aTCCGAAAAACTGAGTTGCCCTTGGGATCTGTGAGTGGCACTGAGAGCTCCCAGAACTCCCCTCCTGAGCCTGCAGACCCTCCCCAAGCAGAGCCCCTGagggcagagcctgtgctggaaGAGCAGTTGGTGGATCCCACTTCTTCTGAGCCTGTTGTTCTTCCCTACCAGTCCCCTCTTTCTCCTCAGACTCAGCCCACAACCTCCAAGGAAGTGTTTCCCAAGGAAAAT GTTGAAATTGTACCTTATGATGAGAGACCTCTCCCAACCATCTGCAAGCAGGTGGATGAAGCTGTTGCCTATGTTGAGCCAGAGGTGATTGAGGAGGATGTGGGTGATGCTCCAAGGACTGGCAATGCTGGGGAGCCTGAACAGCTCACACAGAAGGCACTGAGGGAAGCCAGCCCTGTTGTGGAAGTTTTTGGAGAGACTTTG GTTTCAGGAGCATATTCCAGAACTTGGTCATGTCGAGAAGAGGCTTTACTGGCTGTGTATGAGAAGCTGATGGAAGTGTCAGTGGACACTCCAAAGGAGGATTTAAGGAACATGCTGAGGGCTGCTGTTTTCCTTGTGAGGAGGGCCATCAAAGACACTGTATCTTCA GTTTTTCAGGCATCCCTGAAACTCCTAAAAATGATCATTACCCAATATATACCAAAACACAAACTGGGGAAGATGGAAACCTCTCATTGTGTGGAAACAACCCTGCCACATTTGCTTTCTAGAACAGGAGACTCTTCATCCCGCCTTCGTCTTCTGGCTTCAACCTTCATCCAG GAAATCGCACTGTGTCCTGAAGTAAAACCTCTCCAGATTATTCCAGTGCACCTGGCTAAAACATTAAAGCCAAACTCCCCAACACACCTGGCAATGAGTCACGTGGAACTGGTGGAATCTCTCTTGGTAGCCATGGGGACTGAAAACTCCGGGTTTACTGTCAGCAACGTCATGAAG TTTGCCACGGgagctctggagcacagggctcatGAGGTGCGTGAGGTGGTGCTGAGGATCATCTTTGCCATGTacagggagcacagggcagctgtgctggaataTTTCCCTCTGGACGACGCCGGCGCCCGCAGGACCGTGCGCTACAAAACTCTGTTTGAGGGCTTTGCCAAAATCGATGGGAAATCTTCTGAGAGTGAAGTGAGG gcacagagaaaagcagcaacagaagcagagaaacagacaaaggaaggaatgaaagtTCTAAAAAGCCACTCAGAAGCTCTCAAATTAGTGTTACAAGCAGAGGTTGAAGATGAAGAG GAGAAAGACTCTTATTTTCAGAAGTCAGAGAATGAAG GTTCCCAGGTATATGAAGCTACAGCAGGAAATATTCAGGAGGAACTTTCCTCTGTTGCAAATTACCTGGATAA CTTGTGTATATTCTGTGGTGAAAGGAACGAGTCCTTCACTGAGGAAGGGTTGGATCTGCACTACTGGAAGCACTGCCCCATGTTAACCCGCTGTGAGCACTGCAAACAG ATGCTGGAGATCTGCAGCCTGACAGAGCACCTGCTGACTGACTGTGACAAAAGGGACAGCTTTGGGAGGTGCCCACGCTGCAGAGAGGCCGTGCCCAAGGACGAGCTGCCCAGACACATAAAGAGCAGGATTTGCAATC CTGCCAAAccagaaaatgtggcaaaccACTGCCCTTTGTGCCATGAGAACTTTCCTCCTGGAGAAGAG GCCTGGAGATCTCACCTGATGAGCAGAGATGGCTGCAAAATGAACCAGAGGAGGACATCCCTCCTGAACAAAACcattctgctgcagcctg ccAAAGCATTTGGCCACTATTTAAGGAGACCAGGTCCTTCAGGAACAAAGTTTCAATCTCCTTCAATAGGAAGCAAGATCAGAACTCGAGGGGCCCCAAATAAAAACACTGGCAAAATATACTCCAAGCGATGA
- the CEP104 gene encoding centrosomal protein of 104 kDa isoform X2, translated as MPHKIGFTVISSSGHEDGFSARELMVHAPTVSGWRSPRLCQYPQEITLQLVERCRIRKLQLLAHQYMIASKIEFYISESLPEYFAPYQSERFQRLGYVPLSDNEKTDFRARELKSVYMDAVGQYLKLIFHKNYVNKYNLYGQVALVAVNIIGDPADYGIDMSIPTREQLIDHYMGIKSDDPALNGTYLGKHDSISPLDDLAFDMYQDPEVAQIIRRLDEKKREAVRLECYDHAKKLKQAIADLQKVGERLGRYEVEKRYAVEKEDYDLAKKKKEQMDEYRLRVYQQLELHDLLDAQLLIRKTELPLGSSPLSPQTQPTTSKEVFPKENVEIVPYDERPLPTICKQVDEAVAYVEPEVIEEDVGDAPRTGNAGEPEQLTQKALREASPVVEVFGETLVSGAYSRTWSCREEALLAVYEKLMEVSVDTPKEDLRNMLRAAVFLVRRAIKDTVSSVFQASLKLLKMIITQYIPKHKLGKMETSHCVETTLPHLLSRTGDSSSRLRLLASTFIQEIALCPEVKPLQIIPVHLAKTLKPNSPTHLAMSHVELVESLLVAMGTENSGFTVSNVMKFATGALEHRAHEVREVVLRIIFAMYREHRAAVLEYFPLDDAGARRTVRYKTLFEGFAKIDGKSSESEVRAQRKAATEAEKQTKEGMKVLKSHSEALKLVLQAEVEDEEEKDSYFQKSENEGSQVYEATAGNIQEELSSVANYLDNLCIFCGERNESFTEEGLDLHYWKHCPMLTRCEHCKQMLEICSLTEHLLTDCDKRDSFGRCPRCREAVPKDELPRHIKSRICNPAKPENVANHCPLCHENFPPGEEAWRSHLMSRDGCKMNQRRTSLLNKTILLQPAKAFGHYLRRPGPSGTKFQSPSIGSKIRTRGAPNKNTGKIYSKR; from the exons ATGCCACACAAGATCGGTTTCACGGTGATCAGCTCGTCGGGACACGAGGATGGGTTCAGTGCTCGGGAGCTGATGGTTCATGCACCGACCGTGAGCGGGTGGCGCTCGCCCAG GCTCTGTCAGTACCCCCAGGAGATCACCCTGCAGCTGGTGGAGCGGTGTCGGATCcggaagctgcagctgctcgCTCACCAGTACATGATTGCGAGCAAAATTGAGTTCTACATCAGTGAAAGTCTGCCTGAATACTTTGCTCCCTATCAGTCAGAGAGGTTTCAGAGACTCGG TTATGTCCCTCTCTCAGACAACGAGAAGACTGATTTCAGAGCTCGAGAGTTGAAATCTGTGTACATGGATGCAGTTGGCCAGTACCTGAAGctgattttccataaaaattatGTCAATAAATACAACTTGTATGGGCAG GTTGCCCTGGTAGCTGTGAACATCATTGGGGATCCAGCAGACTATGGCATTGACATGAGCATT CCTACCAGAGAGCAGCTGATAGATCACTACATGGGAATTAAATCAGATGACCCTGCTTTGAATGGAACTTACCTTGG GAAACATGACTCCATTTCACCTCTGGATGATTTGGCCTTTGACATGTACCAGGACCCAGAAGTGGCTCAGATAATCCGGAGGCTGGATGAGAAGAAGAGGGAAGCTGTGCGTCTCGAGTGCTATGACCACGCCAAGAAGCTCAAACAGGCCATTGCAGACTTGCAGAAG GTGGGCGAGCGACTCGGCCGCTACGAGGTGGAGAAGCGTTACGCCGTGGAGAAGGAGGATTATGACCttgccaagaagaagaaggagcagaTGGATGAGTACAGGCTGAGGGTGtaccagcagctggagctgcacgACCTCCTGGATGCACAGCTGCTG aTCCGAAAAACTGAGTTGCCCTTGGGATCT TCCCCTCTTTCTCCTCAGACTCAGCCCACAACCTCCAAGGAAGTGTTTCCCAAGGAAAAT GTTGAAATTGTACCTTATGATGAGAGACCTCTCCCAACCATCTGCAAGCAGGTGGATGAAGCTGTTGCCTATGTTGAGCCAGAGGTGATTGAGGAGGATGTGGGTGATGCTCCAAGGACTGGCAATGCTGGGGAGCCTGAACAGCTCACACAGAAGGCACTGAGGGAAGCCAGCCCTGTTGTGGAAGTTTTTGGAGAGACTTTG GTTTCAGGAGCATATTCCAGAACTTGGTCATGTCGAGAAGAGGCTTTACTGGCTGTGTATGAGAAGCTGATGGAAGTGTCAGTGGACACTCCAAAGGAGGATTTAAGGAACATGCTGAGGGCTGCTGTTTTCCTTGTGAGGAGGGCCATCAAAGACACTGTATCTTCA GTTTTTCAGGCATCCCTGAAACTCCTAAAAATGATCATTACCCAATATATACCAAAACACAAACTGGGGAAGATGGAAACCTCTCATTGTGTGGAAACAACCCTGCCACATTTGCTTTCTAGAACAGGAGACTCTTCATCCCGCCTTCGTCTTCTGGCTTCAACCTTCATCCAG GAAATCGCACTGTGTCCTGAAGTAAAACCTCTCCAGATTATTCCAGTGCACCTGGCTAAAACATTAAAGCCAAACTCCCCAACACACCTGGCAATGAGTCACGTGGAACTGGTGGAATCTCTCTTGGTAGCCATGGGGACTGAAAACTCCGGGTTTACTGTCAGCAACGTCATGAAG TTTGCCACGGgagctctggagcacagggctcatGAGGTGCGTGAGGTGGTGCTGAGGATCATCTTTGCCATGTacagggagcacagggcagctgtgctggaataTTTCCCTCTGGACGACGCCGGCGCCCGCAGGACCGTGCGCTACAAAACTCTGTTTGAGGGCTTTGCCAAAATCGATGGGAAATCTTCTGAGAGTGAAGTGAGG gcacagagaaaagcagcaacagaagcagagaaacagacaaaggaaggaatgaaagtTCTAAAAAGCCACTCAGAAGCTCTCAAATTAGTGTTACAAGCAGAGGTTGAAGATGAAGAG GAGAAAGACTCTTATTTTCAGAAGTCAGAGAATGAAG GTTCCCAGGTATATGAAGCTACAGCAGGAAATATTCAGGAGGAACTTTCCTCTGTTGCAAATTACCTGGATAA CTTGTGTATATTCTGTGGTGAAAGGAACGAGTCCTTCACTGAGGAAGGGTTGGATCTGCACTACTGGAAGCACTGCCCCATGTTAACCCGCTGTGAGCACTGCAAACAG ATGCTGGAGATCTGCAGCCTGACAGAGCACCTGCTGACTGACTGTGACAAAAGGGACAGCTTTGGGAGGTGCCCACGCTGCAGAGAGGCCGTGCCCAAGGACGAGCTGCCCAGACACATAAAGAGCAGGATTTGCAATC CTGCCAAAccagaaaatgtggcaaaccACTGCCCTTTGTGCCATGAGAACTTTCCTCCTGGAGAAGAG GCCTGGAGATCTCACCTGATGAGCAGAGATGGCTGCAAAATGAACCAGAGGAGGACATCCCTCCTGAACAAAACcattctgctgcagcctg ccAAAGCATTTGGCCACTATTTAAGGAGACCAGGTCCTTCAGGAACAAAGTTTCAATCTCCTTCAATAGGAAGCAAGATCAGAACTCGAGGGGCCCCAAATAAAAACACTGGCAAAATATACTCCAAGCGATGA